A section of the Carassius carassius chromosome 17, fCarCar2.1, whole genome shotgun sequence genome encodes:
- the LOC132161219 gene encoding B-cell lymphoma 6 protein homolog isoform X5 — MACAADSCIQFTRHASDVLLNLNRLRCRDILTDVTILVNRQQFRAHKTVLMACSGLFYSIFTDSHKCNLNAISLDPKVDPEGFAILLEFMYTSRLTLKESLIMATMNTAIYLQMDHVVDTCHRFIKSSDSSIKLPREDFLVSPLLLPQDVHSYRPHEVLENVPGRAATFRDGRPYGVCMFNGVNAPNSSYLYSQFPMQGFPFPLCKLTDTKNTFSDFSKGGIIHHKHCSPVDGNNPVLADFTRSATGGSSTACHASSYSRELGRDEEMKRETLEGVVHSIGMSSRKHGFTSLAQEQQQRETGKEQSSLAEEHLSHQHYSMGISSNGRKTLMSSPQSPLKSDCQPNSPTESSSSKNATLAQSSQPPTSQSTQDPKARNWKKYKFIVLNQSSKEEETSPRDPGRHSPQRPGLSAFLHHVDSEHPDSKAATKISEQGEDFTAPQASRLNNIINSRTLEGSQRNSDSHSSLYMSHLKCSSCGSQSPQHSDVCPNTSASRLAEEMSEMQSEYSDSSCENGTYFCNECDSKFAEEEALKRHTLQVHSDKPYKCDRCQAAFRYKGNLASHKTVHTGEKPYRCNICGAQFNRPANLKTHTRIHSGEKPYKCETCGARFVQVAHLRAHVLIHTGEKPYPCEICGTRFRHLQTLKSHLRIHTGEKPYHCEKCNLHFRHKSQLRLHLRQKHGAITNTKIQYRMSSTDLPTDLTKAC, encoded by the exons ATGGCTTGTGCAGCCGACAGCTGCATCCAATTCACGCGTCATGCAAGTGATGTTCTGCTCAACCTGAACCGACTGCGTTGCAGAGATATCCTTACAGATGTCACGATTCTGGTTAACAGACAACAGTTTCGAGCACACAAAACAGTCCTTATGGCATGCAG TGGGCTCTTCTACTCAATCTTTACTGATTCACACAAATGTAACCTGAACGCCATCAGTTTGGACCCGAAGGTCGACCCAGAGGGTTTCGCAATCCTTCTGGAGTTCATGTACACTTCACGTCTCACACTGAAGGAGAGCCTCATCATGGCCACCATGAACACAGCCATCTATTTACAGATGGACCACGTTGTTGACACCTGCCACAGATTCATAAAGTCCAG TGACTCCTCCATCAAACTTCCCAGAGAGGACTTTCTGGTCAGCCCCCTGCTTTTACCTCAAGACGTTCACAGTTACAGACCCCATGAGGTGCTGGAAAACGTTCCTGGACGGGCAGCGACTTTCAGAGATGGGAGACCCTATGGTGTCTGCATGTTTAATGGGGTCAACGCTCCTAACAGCTCGTACCTTTACAGCCAATTTCCCATGCAAGGTTTTCCCTTTCCTCTTTGCAAGCTGACAGATACCAAAAACACATTCTCAGATTTCTCAAAGGGAGGCATCATCCATCACAAACACTGCTCGCCAGTTGATGGCAACAACCCCGTGCTGGCCGATTTCACCCGTAGCGCTACCGGCGGGAGCTCAACTGCTTGCCATGCCAGTTCTTACTCGAGAGAGCTGGGAAGGGATGAGGAAATGAAACGGGAAACTTTGGAGGGAGTGGTCCATTCGATTGGGATGAGCTCCAGAAAACACGGATTCACCAGCCTGGCCCAGGAGCAGCAGCAGAGGGAGACTGGGAAAGAACAAAGTTCCCTGGCAGAGGAGCATTTGAGCCACCAACACTACTCCATGGGAATATCCTCTAATGGACGCAAAACCTTGATGAGCAGTCCTCAGAGCCCCCTCAAATCAGACTGCCAGCCCAATTCCCCAACGGAATCGAGCAGCAGCAAAAACGCCACCCTGGCACAGTCCTCGCAACCTCCAACCTCTCAAAGTACTCAAGACCCTAAAGCTCGTAACTGGAAGAAATACAAATTCATTGTTCTCAATCAGAGCTCCAAGGAGGAGGAGACCAGTCCTCGTGACCCTGGAAGGCACTCCCCGCAGAGACCCGGCTTGTCTGCCTTTCTTCACCATGTTGATTCTGAACATCCCGACTCGAAGGCGGCAACAAAGATCAGCGAGCAAGGCGAGGACTTCACAGCGCCTCAAGCCAGTCGCCTCAACAACATAATCAACAG CAGAACTCTAGAGGGGTCGCAGAGGAACAGCGACagccactcttctctctatatGAGCCATCTAAAATGCTCGTCCTGTGGCTCTCAGTCTCCACAGCACTCTGACGTCTGTCCCAACACGTCCGCCTCACGTCTGGCCGAGGAGATGTCTGAAATGCAATCGGAGTACTCCGATTCCAGTTGTG AAAATGGAACATACTTCTGTAATGAATGCGACTCCAAGTTTGCAGAGGAGGAAGCCTTGAAACGCCACACGCTTCAGGTCCACAGTGACAAGCCATACAAATGTGACCGTTGCCAAGCAGCATTCCGCTACAAGGGAAACCTTGCCAGTCACAAAACCGTTCACACCG GAGAGAAACCGTATAGATGCAATATCTGCGGGGCTCAGTTCAACAGACCAGCTAACCTCAAAACCCACACACGAATTCACTCAGGAGAAAAGCCATACAAGTGCGAGACATGCGGCGCTAGATTTGTTCAA GTTGCTCACCTTCGGGCTCACGTTCTGATTCATACCGGAGAGAAGCCATATCCATGCGAGATCTGTGGCACTCGTTTCCGCCATCTGCAGACGCTGAAAAGTCACCTGCGGATACACACGGGAGAAAAGCCCTATCAT TGTGAGAAATGCAACTTGCATTTTCGCCACAAGAGTCAGCTGCGGTTACACCTGCGGCAGAAGCACGGCGCAATCACCAATACCAAGATCCAGTATCGCATGTCCTCGACAGACCTACCGACCGACTTAACCAAGGCATGCTGA
- the LOC132161219 gene encoding B-cell lymphoma 6 protein homolog isoform X4, with amino-acid sequence MQEVSRKALPDLEKMACAADSCIQFTRHASDVLLNLNRLRCRDILTDVTILVNRQQFRAHKTVLMACSGLFYSIFTDSHKCNLNAISLDPKVDPEGFAILLEFMYTSRLTLKESLIMATMNTAIYLQMDHVVDTCHRFIKSSDSSIKLPREDFLVSPLLLPQDVHSYRPHEVLENVPGRAATFRDGRPYGVCMFNGVNAPNSSYLYSQFPMQGFPFPLCKLTDTKNTFSDFSKGGIIHHKHCSPVDGNNPVLADFTRSATGGSSTACHASSYSRELGRDEEMKRETLEGVVHSIGMSSRKHGFTSLAQEQQQRETGKEQSSLAEEHLSHQHYSMGISSNGRKTLMSSPQSPLKSDCQPNSPTESSSSKNATLAQSSQPPTSQSTQDPKARNWKKYKFIVLNQSSKEEETSPRDPGRHSPQRPGLSAFLHHVDSEHPDSKAATKISEQGEDFTAPQASRLNNIINRTLEGSQRNSDSHSSLYMSHLKCSSCGSQSPQHSDVCPNTSASRLAEEMSEMQSEYSDSSCENGTYFCNECDSKFAEEEALKRHTLQVHSDKPYKCDRCQAAFRYKGNLASHKTVHTGEKPYRCNICGAQFNRPANLKTHTRIHSGEKPYKCETCGARFVQVAHLRAHVLIHTGEKPYPCEICGTRFRHLQTLKSHLRIHTGEKPYHCEKCNLHFRHKSQLRLHLRQKHGAITNTKIQYRMSSTDLPTDLTKAC; translated from the exons ATGCAAGAAGTTTCTAGGAAAGCACTACCag ATCTAGAAAAAATGGCTTGTGCAGCCGACAGCTGCATCCAATTCACGCGTCATGCAAGTGATGTTCTGCTCAACCTGAACCGACTGCGTTGCAGAGATATCCTTACAGATGTCACGATTCTGGTTAACAGACAACAGTTTCGAGCACACAAAACAGTCCTTATGGCATGCAG TGGGCTCTTCTACTCAATCTTTACTGATTCACACAAATGTAACCTGAACGCCATCAGTTTGGACCCGAAGGTCGACCCAGAGGGTTTCGCAATCCTTCTGGAGTTCATGTACACTTCACGTCTCACACTGAAGGAGAGCCTCATCATGGCCACCATGAACACAGCCATCTATTTACAGATGGACCACGTTGTTGACACCTGCCACAGATTCATAAAGTCCAG TGACTCCTCCATCAAACTTCCCAGAGAGGACTTTCTGGTCAGCCCCCTGCTTTTACCTCAAGACGTTCACAGTTACAGACCCCATGAGGTGCTGGAAAACGTTCCTGGACGGGCAGCGACTTTCAGAGATGGGAGACCCTATGGTGTCTGCATGTTTAATGGGGTCAACGCTCCTAACAGCTCGTACCTTTACAGCCAATTTCCCATGCAAGGTTTTCCCTTTCCTCTTTGCAAGCTGACAGATACCAAAAACACATTCTCAGATTTCTCAAAGGGAGGCATCATCCATCACAAACACTGCTCGCCAGTTGATGGCAACAACCCCGTGCTGGCCGATTTCACCCGTAGCGCTACCGGCGGGAGCTCAACTGCTTGCCATGCCAGTTCTTACTCGAGAGAGCTGGGAAGGGATGAGGAAATGAAACGGGAAACTTTGGAGGGAGTGGTCCATTCGATTGGGATGAGCTCCAGAAAACACGGATTCACCAGCCTGGCCCAGGAGCAGCAGCAGAGGGAGACTGGGAAAGAACAAAGTTCCCTGGCAGAGGAGCATTTGAGCCACCAACACTACTCCATGGGAATATCCTCTAATGGACGCAAAACCTTGATGAGCAGTCCTCAGAGCCCCCTCAAATCAGACTGCCAGCCCAATTCCCCAACGGAATCGAGCAGCAGCAAAAACGCCACCCTGGCACAGTCCTCGCAACCTCCAACCTCTCAAAGTACTCAAGACCCTAAAGCTCGTAACTGGAAGAAATACAAATTCATTGTTCTCAATCAGAGCTCCAAGGAGGAGGAGACCAGTCCTCGTGACCCTGGAAGGCACTCCCCGCAGAGACCCGGCTTGTCTGCCTTTCTTCACCATGTTGATTCTGAACATCCCGACTCGAAGGCGGCAACAAAGATCAGCGAGCAAGGCGAGGACTTCACAGCGCCTCAAGCCAGTCGCCTCAACAACATAATCAACAG AACTCTAGAGGGGTCGCAGAGGAACAGCGACagccactcttctctctatatGAGCCATCTAAAATGCTCGTCCTGTGGCTCTCAGTCTCCACAGCACTCTGACGTCTGTCCCAACACGTCCGCCTCACGTCTGGCCGAGGAGATGTCTGAAATGCAATCGGAGTACTCCGATTCCAGTTGTG AAAATGGAACATACTTCTGTAATGAATGCGACTCCAAGTTTGCAGAGGAGGAAGCCTTGAAACGCCACACGCTTCAGGTCCACAGTGACAAGCCATACAAATGTGACCGTTGCCAAGCAGCATTCCGCTACAAGGGAAACCTTGCCAGTCACAAAACCGTTCACACCG GAGAGAAACCGTATAGATGCAATATCTGCGGGGCTCAGTTCAACAGACCAGCTAACCTCAAAACCCACACACGAATTCACTCAGGAGAAAAGCCATACAAGTGCGAGACATGCGGCGCTAGATTTGTTCAA GTTGCTCACCTTCGGGCTCACGTTCTGATTCATACCGGAGAGAAGCCATATCCATGCGAGATCTGTGGCACTCGTTTCCGCCATCTGCAGACGCTGAAAAGTCACCTGCGGATACACACGGGAGAAAAGCCCTATCAT TGTGAGAAATGCAACTTGCATTTTCGCCACAAGAGTCAGCTGCGGTTACACCTGCGGCAGAAGCACGGCGCAATCACCAATACCAAGATCCAGTATCGCATGTCCTCGACAGACCTACCGACCGACTTAACCAAGGCATGCTGA
- the LOC132161219 gene encoding B-cell lymphoma 6 protein homolog isoform X2: MLLLCQGINGSRENGPVPPNWSHKPSYPDLEKMACAADSCIQFTRHASDVLLNLNRLRCRDILTDVTILVNRQQFRAHKTVLMACSGLFYSIFTDSHKCNLNAISLDPKVDPEGFAILLEFMYTSRLTLKESLIMATMNTAIYLQMDHVVDTCHRFIKSSDSSIKLPREDFLVSPLLLPQDVHSYRPHEVLENVPGRAATFRDGRPYGVCMFNGVNAPNSSYLYSQFPMQGFPFPLCKLTDTKNTFSDFSKGGIIHHKHCSPVDGNNPVLADFTRSATGGSSTACHASSYSRELGRDEEMKRETLEGVVHSIGMSSRKHGFTSLAQEQQQRETGKEQSSLAEEHLSHQHYSMGISSNGRKTLMSSPQSPLKSDCQPNSPTESSSSKNATLAQSSQPPTSQSTQDPKARNWKKYKFIVLNQSSKEEETSPRDPGRHSPQRPGLSAFLHHVDSEHPDSKAATKISEQGEDFTAPQASRLNNIINRTLEGSQRNSDSHSSLYMSHLKCSSCGSQSPQHSDVCPNTSASRLAEEMSEMQSEYSDSSCENGTYFCNECDSKFAEEEALKRHTLQVHSDKPYKCDRCQAAFRYKGNLASHKTVHTGEKPYRCNICGAQFNRPANLKTHTRIHSGEKPYKCETCGARFVQVAHLRAHVLIHTGEKPYPCEICGTRFRHLQTLKSHLRIHTGEKPYHCEKCNLHFRHKSQLRLHLRQKHGAITNTKIQYRMSSTDLPTDLTKAC, encoded by the exons ATCTAGAAAAAATGGCTTGTGCAGCCGACAGCTGCATCCAATTCACGCGTCATGCAAGTGATGTTCTGCTCAACCTGAACCGACTGCGTTGCAGAGATATCCTTACAGATGTCACGATTCTGGTTAACAGACAACAGTTTCGAGCACACAAAACAGTCCTTATGGCATGCAG TGGGCTCTTCTACTCAATCTTTACTGATTCACACAAATGTAACCTGAACGCCATCAGTTTGGACCCGAAGGTCGACCCAGAGGGTTTCGCAATCCTTCTGGAGTTCATGTACACTTCACGTCTCACACTGAAGGAGAGCCTCATCATGGCCACCATGAACACAGCCATCTATTTACAGATGGACCACGTTGTTGACACCTGCCACAGATTCATAAAGTCCAG TGACTCCTCCATCAAACTTCCCAGAGAGGACTTTCTGGTCAGCCCCCTGCTTTTACCTCAAGACGTTCACAGTTACAGACCCCATGAGGTGCTGGAAAACGTTCCTGGACGGGCAGCGACTTTCAGAGATGGGAGACCCTATGGTGTCTGCATGTTTAATGGGGTCAACGCTCCTAACAGCTCGTACCTTTACAGCCAATTTCCCATGCAAGGTTTTCCCTTTCCTCTTTGCAAGCTGACAGATACCAAAAACACATTCTCAGATTTCTCAAAGGGAGGCATCATCCATCACAAACACTGCTCGCCAGTTGATGGCAACAACCCCGTGCTGGCCGATTTCACCCGTAGCGCTACCGGCGGGAGCTCAACTGCTTGCCATGCCAGTTCTTACTCGAGAGAGCTGGGAAGGGATGAGGAAATGAAACGGGAAACTTTGGAGGGAGTGGTCCATTCGATTGGGATGAGCTCCAGAAAACACGGATTCACCAGCCTGGCCCAGGAGCAGCAGCAGAGGGAGACTGGGAAAGAACAAAGTTCCCTGGCAGAGGAGCATTTGAGCCACCAACACTACTCCATGGGAATATCCTCTAATGGACGCAAAACCTTGATGAGCAGTCCTCAGAGCCCCCTCAAATCAGACTGCCAGCCCAATTCCCCAACGGAATCGAGCAGCAGCAAAAACGCCACCCTGGCACAGTCCTCGCAACCTCCAACCTCTCAAAGTACTCAAGACCCTAAAGCTCGTAACTGGAAGAAATACAAATTCATTGTTCTCAATCAGAGCTCCAAGGAGGAGGAGACCAGTCCTCGTGACCCTGGAAGGCACTCCCCGCAGAGACCCGGCTTGTCTGCCTTTCTTCACCATGTTGATTCTGAACATCCCGACTCGAAGGCGGCAACAAAGATCAGCGAGCAAGGCGAGGACTTCACAGCGCCTCAAGCCAGTCGCCTCAACAACATAATCAACAG AACTCTAGAGGGGTCGCAGAGGAACAGCGACagccactcttctctctatatGAGCCATCTAAAATGCTCGTCCTGTGGCTCTCAGTCTCCACAGCACTCTGACGTCTGTCCCAACACGTCCGCCTCACGTCTGGCCGAGGAGATGTCTGAAATGCAATCGGAGTACTCCGATTCCAGTTGTG AAAATGGAACATACTTCTGTAATGAATGCGACTCCAAGTTTGCAGAGGAGGAAGCCTTGAAACGCCACACGCTTCAGGTCCACAGTGACAAGCCATACAAATGTGACCGTTGCCAAGCAGCATTCCGCTACAAGGGAAACCTTGCCAGTCACAAAACCGTTCACACCG GAGAGAAACCGTATAGATGCAATATCTGCGGGGCTCAGTTCAACAGACCAGCTAACCTCAAAACCCACACACGAATTCACTCAGGAGAAAAGCCATACAAGTGCGAGACATGCGGCGCTAGATTTGTTCAA GTTGCTCACCTTCGGGCTCACGTTCTGATTCATACCGGAGAGAAGCCATATCCATGCGAGATCTGTGGCACTCGTTTCCGCCATCTGCAGACGCTGAAAAGTCACCTGCGGATACACACGGGAGAAAAGCCCTATCAT TGTGAGAAATGCAACTTGCATTTTCGCCACAAGAGTCAGCTGCGGTTACACCTGCGGCAGAAGCACGGCGCAATCACCAATACCAAGATCCAGTATCGCATGTCCTCGACAGACCTACCGACCGACTTAACCAAGGCATGCTGA
- the LOC132161219 gene encoding B-cell lymphoma 6 protein homolog isoform X1, with protein MLLLCQGINGSRENGPVPPNWSHKPSYPDLEKMACAADSCIQFTRHASDVLLNLNRLRCRDILTDVTILVNRQQFRAHKTVLMACSGLFYSIFTDSHKCNLNAISLDPKVDPEGFAILLEFMYTSRLTLKESLIMATMNTAIYLQMDHVVDTCHRFIKSSDSSIKLPREDFLVSPLLLPQDVHSYRPHEVLENVPGRAATFRDGRPYGVCMFNGVNAPNSSYLYSQFPMQGFPFPLCKLTDTKNTFSDFSKGGIIHHKHCSPVDGNNPVLADFTRSATGGSSTACHASSYSRELGRDEEMKRETLEGVVHSIGMSSRKHGFTSLAQEQQQRETGKEQSSLAEEHLSHQHYSMGISSNGRKTLMSSPQSPLKSDCQPNSPTESSSSKNATLAQSSQPPTSQSTQDPKARNWKKYKFIVLNQSSKEEETSPRDPGRHSPQRPGLSAFLHHVDSEHPDSKAATKISEQGEDFTAPQASRLNNIINSRTLEGSQRNSDSHSSLYMSHLKCSSCGSQSPQHSDVCPNTSASRLAEEMSEMQSEYSDSSCENGTYFCNECDSKFAEEEALKRHTLQVHSDKPYKCDRCQAAFRYKGNLASHKTVHTGEKPYRCNICGAQFNRPANLKTHTRIHSGEKPYKCETCGARFVQVAHLRAHVLIHTGEKPYPCEICGTRFRHLQTLKSHLRIHTGEKPYHCEKCNLHFRHKSQLRLHLRQKHGAITNTKIQYRMSSTDLPTDLTKAC; from the exons ATCTAGAAAAAATGGCTTGTGCAGCCGACAGCTGCATCCAATTCACGCGTCATGCAAGTGATGTTCTGCTCAACCTGAACCGACTGCGTTGCAGAGATATCCTTACAGATGTCACGATTCTGGTTAACAGACAACAGTTTCGAGCACACAAAACAGTCCTTATGGCATGCAG TGGGCTCTTCTACTCAATCTTTACTGATTCACACAAATGTAACCTGAACGCCATCAGTTTGGACCCGAAGGTCGACCCAGAGGGTTTCGCAATCCTTCTGGAGTTCATGTACACTTCACGTCTCACACTGAAGGAGAGCCTCATCATGGCCACCATGAACACAGCCATCTATTTACAGATGGACCACGTTGTTGACACCTGCCACAGATTCATAAAGTCCAG TGACTCCTCCATCAAACTTCCCAGAGAGGACTTTCTGGTCAGCCCCCTGCTTTTACCTCAAGACGTTCACAGTTACAGACCCCATGAGGTGCTGGAAAACGTTCCTGGACGGGCAGCGACTTTCAGAGATGGGAGACCCTATGGTGTCTGCATGTTTAATGGGGTCAACGCTCCTAACAGCTCGTACCTTTACAGCCAATTTCCCATGCAAGGTTTTCCCTTTCCTCTTTGCAAGCTGACAGATACCAAAAACACATTCTCAGATTTCTCAAAGGGAGGCATCATCCATCACAAACACTGCTCGCCAGTTGATGGCAACAACCCCGTGCTGGCCGATTTCACCCGTAGCGCTACCGGCGGGAGCTCAACTGCTTGCCATGCCAGTTCTTACTCGAGAGAGCTGGGAAGGGATGAGGAAATGAAACGGGAAACTTTGGAGGGAGTGGTCCATTCGATTGGGATGAGCTCCAGAAAACACGGATTCACCAGCCTGGCCCAGGAGCAGCAGCAGAGGGAGACTGGGAAAGAACAAAGTTCCCTGGCAGAGGAGCATTTGAGCCACCAACACTACTCCATGGGAATATCCTCTAATGGACGCAAAACCTTGATGAGCAGTCCTCAGAGCCCCCTCAAATCAGACTGCCAGCCCAATTCCCCAACGGAATCGAGCAGCAGCAAAAACGCCACCCTGGCACAGTCCTCGCAACCTCCAACCTCTCAAAGTACTCAAGACCCTAAAGCTCGTAACTGGAAGAAATACAAATTCATTGTTCTCAATCAGAGCTCCAAGGAGGAGGAGACCAGTCCTCGTGACCCTGGAAGGCACTCCCCGCAGAGACCCGGCTTGTCTGCCTTTCTTCACCATGTTGATTCTGAACATCCCGACTCGAAGGCGGCAACAAAGATCAGCGAGCAAGGCGAGGACTTCACAGCGCCTCAAGCCAGTCGCCTCAACAACATAATCAACAG CAGAACTCTAGAGGGGTCGCAGAGGAACAGCGACagccactcttctctctatatGAGCCATCTAAAATGCTCGTCCTGTGGCTCTCAGTCTCCACAGCACTCTGACGTCTGTCCCAACACGTCCGCCTCACGTCTGGCCGAGGAGATGTCTGAAATGCAATCGGAGTACTCCGATTCCAGTTGTG AAAATGGAACATACTTCTGTAATGAATGCGACTCCAAGTTTGCAGAGGAGGAAGCCTTGAAACGCCACACGCTTCAGGTCCACAGTGACAAGCCATACAAATGTGACCGTTGCCAAGCAGCATTCCGCTACAAGGGAAACCTTGCCAGTCACAAAACCGTTCACACCG GAGAGAAACCGTATAGATGCAATATCTGCGGGGCTCAGTTCAACAGACCAGCTAACCTCAAAACCCACACACGAATTCACTCAGGAGAAAAGCCATACAAGTGCGAGACATGCGGCGCTAGATTTGTTCAA GTTGCTCACCTTCGGGCTCACGTTCTGATTCATACCGGAGAGAAGCCATATCCATGCGAGATCTGTGGCACTCGTTTCCGCCATCTGCAGACGCTGAAAAGTCACCTGCGGATACACACGGGAGAAAAGCCCTATCAT TGTGAGAAATGCAACTTGCATTTTCGCCACAAGAGTCAGCTGCGGTTACACCTGCGGCAGAAGCACGGCGCAATCACCAATACCAAGATCCAGTATCGCATGTCCTCGACAGACCTACCGACCGACTTAACCAAGGCATGCTGA
- the LOC132161219 gene encoding B-cell lymphoma 6 protein homolog isoform X3: MQEVSRKALPDLEKMACAADSCIQFTRHASDVLLNLNRLRCRDILTDVTILVNRQQFRAHKTVLMACSGLFYSIFTDSHKCNLNAISLDPKVDPEGFAILLEFMYTSRLTLKESLIMATMNTAIYLQMDHVVDTCHRFIKSSDSSIKLPREDFLVSPLLLPQDVHSYRPHEVLENVPGRAATFRDGRPYGVCMFNGVNAPNSSYLYSQFPMQGFPFPLCKLTDTKNTFSDFSKGGIIHHKHCSPVDGNNPVLADFTRSATGGSSTACHASSYSRELGRDEEMKRETLEGVVHSIGMSSRKHGFTSLAQEQQQRETGKEQSSLAEEHLSHQHYSMGISSNGRKTLMSSPQSPLKSDCQPNSPTESSSSKNATLAQSSQPPTSQSTQDPKARNWKKYKFIVLNQSSKEEETSPRDPGRHSPQRPGLSAFLHHVDSEHPDSKAATKISEQGEDFTAPQASRLNNIINSRTLEGSQRNSDSHSSLYMSHLKCSSCGSQSPQHSDVCPNTSASRLAEEMSEMQSEYSDSSCENGTYFCNECDSKFAEEEALKRHTLQVHSDKPYKCDRCQAAFRYKGNLASHKTVHTGEKPYRCNICGAQFNRPANLKTHTRIHSGEKPYKCETCGARFVQVAHLRAHVLIHTGEKPYPCEICGTRFRHLQTLKSHLRIHTGEKPYHCEKCNLHFRHKSQLRLHLRQKHGAITNTKIQYRMSSTDLPTDLTKAC; this comes from the exons ATGCAAGAAGTTTCTAGGAAAGCACTACCag ATCTAGAAAAAATGGCTTGTGCAGCCGACAGCTGCATCCAATTCACGCGTCATGCAAGTGATGTTCTGCTCAACCTGAACCGACTGCGTTGCAGAGATATCCTTACAGATGTCACGATTCTGGTTAACAGACAACAGTTTCGAGCACACAAAACAGTCCTTATGGCATGCAG TGGGCTCTTCTACTCAATCTTTACTGATTCACACAAATGTAACCTGAACGCCATCAGTTTGGACCCGAAGGTCGACCCAGAGGGTTTCGCAATCCTTCTGGAGTTCATGTACACTTCACGTCTCACACTGAAGGAGAGCCTCATCATGGCCACCATGAACACAGCCATCTATTTACAGATGGACCACGTTGTTGACACCTGCCACAGATTCATAAAGTCCAG TGACTCCTCCATCAAACTTCCCAGAGAGGACTTTCTGGTCAGCCCCCTGCTTTTACCTCAAGACGTTCACAGTTACAGACCCCATGAGGTGCTGGAAAACGTTCCTGGACGGGCAGCGACTTTCAGAGATGGGAGACCCTATGGTGTCTGCATGTTTAATGGGGTCAACGCTCCTAACAGCTCGTACCTTTACAGCCAATTTCCCATGCAAGGTTTTCCCTTTCCTCTTTGCAAGCTGACAGATACCAAAAACACATTCTCAGATTTCTCAAAGGGAGGCATCATCCATCACAAACACTGCTCGCCAGTTGATGGCAACAACCCCGTGCTGGCCGATTTCACCCGTAGCGCTACCGGCGGGAGCTCAACTGCTTGCCATGCCAGTTCTTACTCGAGAGAGCTGGGAAGGGATGAGGAAATGAAACGGGAAACTTTGGAGGGAGTGGTCCATTCGATTGGGATGAGCTCCAGAAAACACGGATTCACCAGCCTGGCCCAGGAGCAGCAGCAGAGGGAGACTGGGAAAGAACAAAGTTCCCTGGCAGAGGAGCATTTGAGCCACCAACACTACTCCATGGGAATATCCTCTAATGGACGCAAAACCTTGATGAGCAGTCCTCAGAGCCCCCTCAAATCAGACTGCCAGCCCAATTCCCCAACGGAATCGAGCAGCAGCAAAAACGCCACCCTGGCACAGTCCTCGCAACCTCCAACCTCTCAAAGTACTCAAGACCCTAAAGCTCGTAACTGGAAGAAATACAAATTCATTGTTCTCAATCAGAGCTCCAAGGAGGAGGAGACCAGTCCTCGTGACCCTGGAAGGCACTCCCCGCAGAGACCCGGCTTGTCTGCCTTTCTTCACCATGTTGATTCTGAACATCCCGACTCGAAGGCGGCAACAAAGATCAGCGAGCAAGGCGAGGACTTCACAGCGCCTCAAGCCAGTCGCCTCAACAACATAATCAACAG CAGAACTCTAGAGGGGTCGCAGAGGAACAGCGACagccactcttctctctatatGAGCCATCTAAAATGCTCGTCCTGTGGCTCTCAGTCTCCACAGCACTCTGACGTCTGTCCCAACACGTCCGCCTCACGTCTGGCCGAGGAGATGTCTGAAATGCAATCGGAGTACTCCGATTCCAGTTGTG AAAATGGAACATACTTCTGTAATGAATGCGACTCCAAGTTTGCAGAGGAGGAAGCCTTGAAACGCCACACGCTTCAGGTCCACAGTGACAAGCCATACAAATGTGACCGTTGCCAAGCAGCATTCCGCTACAAGGGAAACCTTGCCAGTCACAAAACCGTTCACACCG GAGAGAAACCGTATAGATGCAATATCTGCGGGGCTCAGTTCAACAGACCAGCTAACCTCAAAACCCACACACGAATTCACTCAGGAGAAAAGCCATACAAGTGCGAGACATGCGGCGCTAGATTTGTTCAA GTTGCTCACCTTCGGGCTCACGTTCTGATTCATACCGGAGAGAAGCCATATCCATGCGAGATCTGTGGCACTCGTTTCCGCCATCTGCAGACGCTGAAAAGTCACCTGCGGATACACACGGGAGAAAAGCCCTATCAT TGTGAGAAATGCAACTTGCATTTTCGCCACAAGAGTCAGCTGCGGTTACACCTGCGGCAGAAGCACGGCGCAATCACCAATACCAAGATCCAGTATCGCATGTCCTCGACAGACCTACCGACCGACTTAACCAAGGCATGCTGA